Proteins co-encoded in one Apteryx mantelli isolate bAptMan1 chromosome 4, bAptMan1.hap1, whole genome shotgun sequence genomic window:
- the LMO2 gene encoding rhombotin-2 isoform X1, which translates to MFRAAQAASLSGAPRRQPRGGNPVNVIGGRRGSSAAEKASRADSLCGGSGGRSHHRHTTKEPSLPMSSAIERKSLDPSEEPVDEVLQIPPSLLTCGGCQQNIGDRYFLKAIDQYWHEDCLSCDLCGCRLGEVGRRLYYKLGRKLCRRDYLRLFGQDGLCASCDKRIRAYEMTMRVKDKVYHLECFKCAACQKHFCVGDRYLLINSDIVCEQDIYEWTKINGMI; encoded by the exons ATGTTCAGAGCTGCCCAGGCAGCGAGCCTGAGCGGAGCGCCGCGCAGGCAGCCGCGGG GAGGAAATCCTGTGAATGTCattggggggcggagggggagctCAGCTGCTGAAAAGGCTTCAAGAGCAGACAGCCTttgcgggggcagcgggggcagaTCCCACCACAGGCACACTACAAAGGAGCCATCCCTGCCAATGTCATCGGCCATCGAGAGGAAAAGCCTCGATCCTTCCGA GGAGCCAGTGGATGAAGTGCTCCAAATTCCCCCTTCACTGCTGACATGTGGTGGCTGCCAGCAGAACATCGGGGACCGGTATTTCCTGAAAGCCATCGATCAGTACTGGCACGAGGACTGCCTCAGCTGTGACCTATGCGGGTGCAGGCTTGGAGAAGTGGGGAGACGGCTGTATTATAAACTGGGCAGGAAGCTCTGCAGAAGGGACTATCTCAG gcTCTTTGGCCAAGATGGCCTCTGTGCCTCCTGTGACAAGCGAATCCGGGCTTATGAGATGACCATGCGGGTGAAGGACAAAGTGTATCACCTTGAATGCTTCAAATGTGCTGCCTGCCAGAAGCATTTCTGTGTTGGGGACAGATATCTCCTCATCAACTCAGACATAGTATGTGAACAGGACATCTATGAGTGGACTAAGATAAATGGGATGATATAG
- the LMO2 gene encoding rhombotin-2 isoform X2: MGGGNPVNVIGGRRGSSAAEKASRADSLCGGSGGRSHHRHTTKEPSLPMSSAIERKSLDPSEEPVDEVLQIPPSLLTCGGCQQNIGDRYFLKAIDQYWHEDCLSCDLCGCRLGEVGRRLYYKLGRKLCRRDYLRLFGQDGLCASCDKRIRAYEMTMRVKDKVYHLECFKCAACQKHFCVGDRYLLINSDIVCEQDIYEWTKINGMI; this comes from the exons ATGGGAG GAGGAAATCCTGTGAATGTCattggggggcggagggggagctCAGCTGCTGAAAAGGCTTCAAGAGCAGACAGCCTttgcgggggcagcgggggcagaTCCCACCACAGGCACACTACAAAGGAGCCATCCCTGCCAATGTCATCGGCCATCGAGAGGAAAAGCCTCGATCCTTCCGA GGAGCCAGTGGATGAAGTGCTCCAAATTCCCCCTTCACTGCTGACATGTGGTGGCTGCCAGCAGAACATCGGGGACCGGTATTTCCTGAAAGCCATCGATCAGTACTGGCACGAGGACTGCCTCAGCTGTGACCTATGCGGGTGCAGGCTTGGAGAAGTGGGGAGACGGCTGTATTATAAACTGGGCAGGAAGCTCTGCAGAAGGGACTATCTCAG gcTCTTTGGCCAAGATGGCCTCTGTGCCTCCTGTGACAAGCGAATCCGGGCTTATGAGATGACCATGCGGGTGAAGGACAAAGTGTATCACCTTGAATGCTTCAAATGTGCTGCCTGCCAGAAGCATTTCTGTGTTGGGGACAGATATCTCCTCATCAACTCAGACATAGTATGTGAACAGGACATCTATGAGTGGACTAAGATAAATGGGATGATATAG